The stretch of DNA CATTCTATATCCACGCCAGCTGCTTTTACGCATGAGGCAAGCTGAGCAACATTCGATAAGAATAGTAACAGCAAGGTAATAATAAAAGATAAATACTCTTGTGGTTAAATCGTGGTTGTTAACGCGCCTACTCAACAAAATACGACGTTTCGCATCTCGCCCATTATTCGGGTGACGTTGATGAGTTTATACATGGCTTTAACAGTACCTTTGCCTTTTTTATCAAGTATGACAGCAGCACCTGTACCGCCAGTGTTGTTGTGGATAGGGATTAGTATTGGCGCTGTAGCGTTATACGCGGCGTTGTGCGAACGAGTTATTGTCGATGAACAACAAATTCAAGTAACTTATCCGCGCTGGGTACCCAAGTTTTTTCGTAAAGGGTGGGCGTTACCTTGGACGGAGGTCAAGGATTTAAAGCCACGCACGACAGGTCAAGGCGGTTTAGTATACTATTTTTTAAGTAAAGAAGGAAAAGGCTACTTGTTACCGATGCGCGTAGCAGGTTTTGCGAGGTTGGTTGAGTACGTACAAGCGAAGACAGGTATTGATACAACAGATGTCAAACCTCTAGCACAGCCGTGGATGTATTTAATTTTGCTAGCGTTTACGGTGCTACTACTCTTAGTAGATGCTTGGACGATTATCACTGCACTATCGCAAGGTAGTTTAACTTAATTACAGTTGTATTCGAGGAATAGGTGTGGAGTGCCAACACAACTGCGCTTACAGCAGGTGAGTTTATCGGCTGCGATTGGTTCGCAGTCTTTACTACAAGATATCTCTTTTGATGTTTCAAAGGGCGATCGCATTGCGATTGTCGGTTCATCTGGTGCAGGGAAAACGTCGCTGTTACGACTATTGAATCGCTTAAGCGAACCAACAGCAGGTATGATTTGGTTTGAAAATCAAGACTATCGCCAAATTCCTGTGTTGCAGCTACGTCAACAAATCGTACTAGTACCCCAAGAGTCAAAGTTGTTGGGAATGACAGTACAAGAGGCGATCGCTTATCCTCTTGTGTTGCGCAAATTGTCAAAACGACAAATTCAACAACGCGTTTCCCAATGTCTGGAAGCCTTGCATATTCCCGCAGAGTGGTTAGATCGCAATGAATTGCAACTTTCGGTAGGGCAAAGACAGTTAGTTGCGATCGCGCGGGCTTTAGTCATTCAACCTAAAATTTTACTATTCGATGAACCTACATCTGCATTAGATGCAGGTAAATCGTCACACCTAGTACAAGTTTTAACTGATTTAGCTACAACGCATCAAACGACCATTTTGATGGTGAATCATCAATTAGAGATTGCAGAGTTATTCTGTACGCGCGTTTTACACTTACAACAGGGTAAGCTAATTCAAGATCGACCTAGTACTCAAGTCGATTGGATTAACCTACAACAAACTCTCATACAAGCTGAAGCAGAAACAGTTGCTGAATGGGGCTAAATTCTATTCAACACTTCTCGAATGATTTGCGGAAGCTGCACGAGCTGCTGCCAAAGTTGTTGTGGTTGAACCCCAAAACCAATTTGTAAAATCAGCACGATCGCTGCAATTGTCAGCGCGGTGCTAAGTGTTGTCTTGACGACTCTAATTAATGCAGTGAATACCAACCAAGCTACAATTAAAGCTGCAATTAAAATAATTAAATCTATTGGCACAAGCATTGCCTCATATCGTTTCATTTTAACTGTGATACATATCATCAGCAGGAGAAAACTTAAGTTTTCGTTCTCATTTAGTGGAAGAGGAGTGCATGTTGATTTCTTAACTGCTGATTGTTTCCAAATGATAGGATATTAACTATGTCATCAATGCAATGGCGAAAACTGCTATCTCGCAGTCGATTATTTCACAATCTGAATGTTGAAGATTCTG from Chroococcidiopsis sp. TS-821 encodes:
- a CDS encoding energy-coupling factor ABC transporter ATP-binding protein translates to MPTQLRLQQVSLSAAIGSQSLLQDISFDVSKGDRIAIVGSSGAGKTSLLRLLNRLSEPTAGMIWFENQDYRQIPVLQLRQQIVLVPQESKLLGMTVQEAIAYPLVLRKLSKRQIQQRVSQCLEALHIPAEWLDRNELQLSVGQRQLVAIARALVIQPKILLFDEPTSALDAGKSSHLVQVLTDLATTHQTTILMVNHQLEIAELFCTRVLHLQQGKLIQDRPSTQVDWINLQQTLIQAEAETVAEWG